One Amycolatopsis thermophila DNA segment encodes these proteins:
- a CDS encoding D-alanine--D-alanine ligase family protein: protein MVMPTVAVLAGGLSHERDVSLRSGRRLSAALREQGLTVEEWDTDASLLDRLRSDRPDAAVVALHGGQGENGSVQAVLEMLRVPYVGTSSRGCRRAWDKPTAKALLSSAGYATPDWIVLPHSTFRELGAQGVLDAIVDHLGLPLILKPDQGGSALGAQVVRDASELPAAMVGCFAYGDTVLAERLVEGVEVAVAVVERDGEPEALPAVEIVPESGVYDYTSRYTAGLTDFFAPARLPEESAKAVGELAVAAHRLLGLRDISRTDAIVTADGTVQFLEVNSSPGLTETSTVPMAIETSGASLGAVFADLVARAIRRSA, encoded by the coding sequence GTGGTTATGCCGACCGTCGCCGTTCTCGCGGGCGGACTTTCGCACGAGCGTGATGTCTCCCTGCGGTCCGGCCGCAGGCTGTCCGCCGCGCTGCGGGAGCAGGGCCTGACCGTCGAGGAGTGGGACACCGACGCGAGCCTGCTGGACCGGTTGCGGTCCGACCGGCCCGACGCGGCCGTCGTGGCGCTGCACGGTGGCCAGGGGGAGAACGGGTCGGTGCAGGCCGTCCTGGAGATGCTGCGGGTGCCGTACGTGGGCACCAGCTCACGTGGGTGCCGCCGCGCCTGGGACAAGCCCACCGCGAAGGCGCTGCTGTCCAGCGCCGGGTACGCGACGCCGGACTGGATCGTGTTGCCGCACAGCACGTTCCGCGAGCTGGGCGCGCAGGGCGTGCTCGACGCGATCGTCGACCACCTGGGCCTGCCGCTGATCCTGAAGCCCGACCAGGGCGGGTCGGCGCTGGGCGCCCAGGTCGTGCGGGACGCGTCGGAGCTGCCGGCCGCGATGGTCGGGTGCTTCGCCTACGGCGACACCGTGCTGGCCGAGCGGCTGGTGGAGGGCGTCGAAGTCGCGGTGGCCGTCGTGGAGCGCGACGGCGAGCCGGAGGCCCTGCCCGCGGTCGAGATCGTGCCGGAGAGCGGCGTGTACGACTACACCTCCCGCTACACCGCCGGGCTGACCGACTTCTTCGCCCCGGCCCGGCTGCCGGAGGAGTCCGCGAAGGCGGTCGGTGAGCTCGCGGTCGCCGCGCACCGGCTGCTCGGTCTGCGCGACATCTCGCGGACCGACGCGATCGTGACCGCCGACGGCACGGTCCAGTTCCTCGAAGTGAACTCGTCGCCGGGACTGACCGAGACGTCGACGGTGCCGATGGCGATCGAGACCTCCGGCGCGTCGCTGGGGGCGGTGTTCGCCGATCTCGTCGCGCGGGCGATCCGCCGGTCCGCCTGA
- a CDS encoding aminotransferase-like domain-containing protein, producing the protein MTANPPEHTGRRDLDPHLARYAARTAGMTASEIRALFAVASRPEVVSLAGGMPNLAALPLDTLSSQVGEIIAEDGLVALQYGSAQGVPALREQICEVMAMEDISAHPDDIVVTVGSQMGLDMVTRLFCDPGDIVLAEGPSYVGALGSFAAYQAKVVHVVMDDQGLVPEALREALATAERAGQRVKFLYTIPNFHNPAGVTLAVERRAEILAICRAHGVLVVEDNPYGLLGFDGQTYPALRSLDPDNVVYLGSFSKTFASGLRVGWVLAPHAVREKLVLAAESATLCPPTFNQMIVSRYLATHDWKGQIKTFRENYRERRDAMLSALEQHLPSGCSWTHPDGGFYVWVTVPEGVDTKAMLPRAVTARVAYASGTGFYADGFGSRQMRLSYCYPTPERIKEGVRRLAAVLESEMDLVRTFGNVSMRAIPGPETPSPDTA; encoded by the coding sequence ATGACTGCGAACCCACCCGAGCACACCGGCCGCCGCGATCTCGATCCCCACCTCGCCCGTTACGCCGCCCGCACGGCCGGCATGACGGCGTCGGAGATCCGAGCTCTCTTCGCGGTAGCCAGCCGGCCCGAGGTGGTCTCACTCGCCGGCGGGATGCCGAACCTCGCCGCACTGCCGCTGGACACCCTCTCCTCGCAGGTCGGGGAGATCATCGCCGAGGACGGCCTCGTCGCCCTGCAGTACGGCTCCGCGCAGGGCGTGCCCGCGCTGCGGGAGCAGATCTGCGAGGTCATGGCGATGGAGGACATCTCGGCCCACCCCGATGACATCGTGGTGACCGTGGGTTCCCAGATGGGCCTGGACATGGTCACCCGGCTGTTCTGCGACCCGGGCGACATCGTGCTCGCCGAAGGCCCGTCGTACGTGGGCGCGCTGGGCTCGTTCGCCGCCTACCAGGCCAAGGTCGTGCACGTCGTGATGGACGACCAGGGGCTGGTGCCGGAGGCGCTGCGCGAAGCTCTCGCCACCGCCGAGCGCGCCGGCCAGCGGGTCAAGTTCCTGTACACGATCCCGAACTTCCACAACCCGGCCGGCGTGACGCTCGCGGTCGAGCGGCGTGCGGAGATCCTGGCGATCTGCCGGGCGCACGGCGTGCTGGTGGTCGAGGACAACCCGTACGGTCTGCTCGGCTTCGACGGCCAGACCTACCCGGCGCTGCGGTCGCTGGACCCCGACAACGTCGTGTACCTGGGTTCGTTCTCCAAGACGTTCGCCTCGGGCCTGCGGGTCGGCTGGGTCCTCGCCCCGCACGCCGTGCGGGAGAAGCTGGTGCTGGCCGCCGAGTCGGCCACGCTGTGCCCGCCGACGTTCAACCAGATGATCGTGTCGCGGTACCTGGCCACGCACGACTGGAAGGGCCAGATCAAGACCTTCCGCGAGAACTACCGGGAGCGGCGGGACGCGATGCTGTCCGCTCTCGAGCAGCACCTGCCGTCCGGCTGCAGCTGGACGCACCCGGACGGCGGTTTCTACGTGTGGGTGACGGTGCCCGAGGGCGTCGACACCAAGGCGATGCTGCCGCGCGCGGTGACCGCGCGGGTGGCGTACGCGTCCGGAACCGGTTTCTACGCCGACGGTTTCGGCAGCAGGCAGATGCGGTTGTCGTACTGCTACCCGACTCCGGAACGCATCAAGGAGGGCGTGCGGCGCCTGGCCGCCGTGCTCGAGTCCGAAATGGACCTGGTGCGCACGTTCGGTAACGTCAGCATGCGCGCGATCCCGGGGCCGGAGACGCCGTCGCCGGACACGGCCTGA
- a CDS encoding GNAT family N-acetyltransferase, translating to MSRRVVGVTLDNLEHLPKHCRRCVYWELAPHLRAQAEEFGQTEVEKEAWVSSVLLEWGACGRIIYSDSLPVGFVLYAPPNLVPRSIAFPTSPPSADAVLLTSFHVLPEFRGGGLGRTLVQAVAKDLTRRGVRAIEAFGDASPGDADNELLGHTCVVPADFLTAVGFKTVRPHAKWPRLRLELRSALSWKEDVEAALERLLGQVSITTAEPSTARA from the coding sequence GTGTCGCGTCGCGTCGTGGGCGTCACCCTCGACAACCTGGAACACCTGCCCAAGCACTGCCGGCGGTGCGTGTACTGGGAGCTCGCGCCGCACCTGCGCGCCCAGGCGGAGGAGTTCGGCCAGACCGAGGTCGAGAAGGAGGCCTGGGTCTCGTCCGTGCTGCTGGAGTGGGGCGCCTGCGGCCGGATCATCTACAGCGACTCGCTGCCCGTCGGGTTCGTGCTGTACGCGCCGCCGAACCTGGTGCCGCGGTCGATCGCGTTCCCGACGTCCCCGCCCAGCGCCGACGCGGTGCTCTTGACCAGCTTCCACGTGCTGCCCGAGTTCCGCGGCGGCGGGCTCGGCCGCACCCTCGTGCAGGCCGTCGCCAAGGACCTGACCCGGCGGGGTGTGCGCGCGATCGAGGCGTTCGGTGACGCGAGCCCGGGCGACGCGGACAACGAGCTGCTCGGGCACACCTGCGTGGTCCCGGCCGACTTCCTCACCGCCGTCGGGTTCAAGACCGTGCGGCCGCACGCCAAGTGGCCCAGGCTGCGCCTGGAGCTGCGTTCGGCCCTGTCCTGGAAGGAAGACGTCGAGGCGGCCCTCGAACGGCTCCTGGGCCAGGTGAGCATCACCACGGCGGAGCCCAGCACGGCCCGGGCCTGA
- a CDS encoding N-acetylmuramoyl-L-alanine amidase, protein MRVLRRGDVGNDVAEIRSMLASIGLLRPEDGNLFDHEVERAVRGFQQRRGLLIDGVVGPATYQVLRGATFHLGSRPLAYLISAPVHGDDVFALQDRLTELGYDAGRPDGMFGPKTEKALRNFQRDYGLVIDGICGPATVRALRQLSPRARGGRPVLLREQEQVRQSGPRLRGKRIVIDPGHGGADPGVEIGGLREADLVWDLARRLEGRMKATGMEALISRGPDTGPAEAERAAFANNAGADLFLSLHCDRNSSPHAQGVASFHWGNGLGTTSTVGELLAGYLQREVAARTGLLDCRTHAKTWDILRLTRCPAVRMEIGYLSNPGDRAKLSDPAFRDIVAEGILIAVKRLYLLGEGDQPTGTFTFADVLAHELAKAE, encoded by the coding sequence ATGCGGGTGCTCCGCCGCGGCGACGTCGGGAACGACGTCGCTGAGATCAGGTCGATGCTGGCCTCGATCGGCCTGCTCCGGCCGGAGGACGGCAACCTGTTCGACCACGAGGTCGAACGGGCCGTTCGCGGTTTCCAGCAGCGTCGTGGTCTGCTCATCGACGGGGTCGTCGGGCCGGCCACCTACCAGGTGCTGCGTGGTGCGACCTTCCACCTGGGCAGCCGTCCGCTGGCCTACCTGATCTCCGCGCCCGTGCACGGCGACGACGTGTTCGCGCTGCAGGACCGGCTCACCGAGCTGGGCTACGACGCGGGCCGTCCGGACGGCATGTTCGGCCCGAAGACCGAGAAGGCGCTGCGCAACTTCCAGCGCGACTACGGCCTGGTCATCGACGGGATCTGCGGTCCGGCGACGGTCCGCGCGCTGCGGCAGCTCTCGCCGCGCGCCCGCGGTGGCCGCCCGGTGCTGCTGCGCGAGCAGGAGCAGGTCCGCCAGTCCGGCCCGCGGCTGCGCGGCAAGCGGATCGTGATCGACCCCGGTCACGGCGGTGCCGACCCGGGCGTCGAGATCGGCGGCCTGCGCGAGGCCGACCTGGTGTGGGACCTGGCGCGCCGGCTCGAGGGCCGGATGAAGGCCACCGGCATGGAGGCGCTGATCTCCCGCGGGCCGGACACCGGCCCGGCCGAGGCCGAGCGCGCCGCGTTCGCGAACAACGCGGGCGCGGACCTGTTCCTGTCGCTGCACTGCGACCGCAACTCCTCGCCGCACGCTCAGGGCGTCGCGTCGTTCCACTGGGGCAACGGGCTGGGCACCACGTCGACGGTGGGTGAGCTGCTGGCCGGCTACCTGCAGCGCGAGGTCGCCGCCCGCACCGGTCTGCTGGACTGCCGCACGCACGCCAAGACCTGGGACATCCTGCGGCTGACCCGGTGCCCGGCGGTGCGGATGGAGATCGGGTACCTGAGCAACCCGGGCGACCGGGCGAAGCTATCCGACCCGGCGTTCCGCGACATCGTCGCCGAGGGCATCCTGATCGCCGTGAAGCGGCTGTACCTGCTGGGCGAGGGTGACCAGCCCACCGGCACCTTCACCTTCGCCGACGTGCTCGCGCACGAGCTCGCCAAGGCCGAATAA
- the trxA gene encoding thioredoxin — translation MSDTVKVTDQSFADDVLTSDKPVLVDFWATWCGPCKMVAPVLEEIASEHKEKLTVAKLDIDENPGTARDYQVMSIPTLILFQGGKPVKQIVGAKPKAALLSDLSDVLA, via the coding sequence ATGTCCGACACCGTCAAGGTGACCGACCAGTCCTTCGCCGATGACGTCCTGACCAGCGACAAGCCGGTCCTGGTCGACTTCTGGGCGACCTGGTGCGGGCCGTGCAAGATGGTCGCTCCGGTGCTCGAGGAGATCGCCTCCGAGCACAAGGAGAAGCTGACCGTCGCCAAGCTCGACATCGACGAGAACCCGGGCACCGCGCGTGACTACCAGGTCATGTCGATCCCGACGCTGATCCTGTTCCAGGGCGGCAAGCCGGTGAAGCAGATCGTCGGCGCCAAGCCGAAGGCCGCGCTGCTGTCGGATCTGTCCGACGTTCTGGCCTGA
- the trxB gene encoding thioredoxin-disulfide reductase — protein sequence MAAENVRNLIIVGSGPAGYTAAVYAARAQLEPLVFEGSQFGGALMTTTEVENYPGFRDGIQGPDLMEEMRKQAERFGAELRAEDVEQVELAGDVKYVTANGTRYAAKAVILAMGSAARYLNVPGEQELLGRGVSACATCDGFFFRDQDIAVLGGGDSAMEEATFLTKFARSVTIVHRREEFRASKIMLERARANEKIKWALNKQVVEVQGDTTVSGLKLKDTVTGEESVLDVTGFFVAIGHDPRSELVKGQVELDAEGYVLTRGRTSYTNVPGVFAAGDLVDHTYRQAITAAGSGCSAAIDAERWLAEHAGTENAEVAPELVGGGYGSTN from the coding sequence GTGGCAGCGGAAAACGTTCGGAACCTGATCATCGTGGGGTCGGGTCCGGCCGGGTACACGGCAGCGGTCTACGCCGCGCGTGCCCAGCTGGAGCCGCTGGTGTTCGAGGGTTCGCAGTTCGGCGGCGCGCTGATGACCACCACTGAGGTCGAGAACTACCCGGGCTTCCGGGACGGCATCCAGGGCCCGGACCTGATGGAGGAGATGCGCAAGCAGGCCGAGCGCTTCGGCGCGGAGCTGCGTGCGGAGGACGTGGAGCAGGTCGAGCTGGCGGGCGACGTCAAGTACGTCACCGCCAACGGCACCCGCTACGCGGCCAAGGCCGTGATCCTCGCCATGGGTTCGGCGGCCCGCTACCTGAACGTGCCAGGTGAGCAGGAGCTGCTCGGCCGCGGGGTGTCGGCCTGTGCCACCTGTGACGGCTTCTTCTTCCGCGACCAGGACATCGCCGTGCTCGGCGGTGGCGACTCCGCGATGGAGGAGGCCACCTTCCTGACCAAGTTCGCCCGGTCGGTGACGATCGTGCACCGGCGTGAGGAGTTCCGCGCGTCCAAGATCATGCTCGAGCGCGCCCGTGCGAACGAGAAGATCAAGTGGGCGCTGAACAAGCAGGTCGTCGAGGTGCAGGGGGACACCACGGTGTCCGGCCTGAAGCTGAAGGACACCGTCACGGGCGAGGAGTCAGTGCTCGACGTCACCGGCTTCTTCGTCGCGATCGGCCACGACCCGCGCAGCGAACTGGTCAAGGGCCAGGTCGAGCTGGACGCGGAGGGCTACGTCCTGACCAGGGGCCGCACCTCCTACACCAACGTGCCCGGCGTCTTCGCCGCGGGCGACCTGGTCGACCACACCTACCGGCAGGCCATCACGGCCGCCGGCTCGGGCTGCTCCGCGGCCATCGACGCCGAGCGCTGGCTGGCCGAGCACGCCGGCACCGAGAACGCCGAGGTCGCGCCCGAACTGGTGGGCGGCGGCTACGGCTCCACGAACTGA
- the sigM gene encoding RNA polymerase sigma factor SigM, whose amino-acid sequence MTAAAPTDADLLAAHASGDPHAFSELVRRHRDRMWAVALRTLRDPEEAADALQDAFISAFRAAANFRAESQVTTWLHRIVVNACLDRVRRRQARPTVPLPETGVNEPATPRDSMADRETRLVIKEALAQLPEDQRMPIVLVDVEGYSVSETARMLGIAEGTVKSRCARGRAKLAKVLGHLRNPDAIANVPTSESKRERGGRSGAQREREGR is encoded by the coding sequence GTGACCGCAGCTGCACCAACGGACGCCGACCTCCTCGCGGCGCACGCGTCGGGTGACCCGCACGCGTTCAGCGAACTGGTCCGGCGGCATCGGGACCGCATGTGGGCGGTGGCCCTGCGCACCCTCCGCGACCCCGAGGAAGCCGCCGACGCCCTGCAGGACGCCTTCATCTCCGCCTTCCGTGCCGCCGCGAACTTCCGGGCGGAATCCCAGGTCACGACCTGGCTGCACCGGATCGTGGTGAACGCGTGCCTGGACCGGGTCCGGCGCAGGCAGGCCCGCCCGACGGTGCCCCTGCCCGAGACCGGGGTGAACGAGCCGGCGACACCACGCGACAGCATGGCCGACCGGGAGACCCGCCTGGTCATCAAGGAGGCGCTGGCGCAGCTGCCGGAGGACCAGCGGATGCCGATCGTGCTGGTCGACGTCGAGGGTTACTCGGTGAGCGAGACCGCGCGGATGCTCGGGATCGCCGAGGGCACGGTGAAGAGCCGGTGCGCGCGGGGACGCGCCAAGCTCGCCAAAGTTCTCGGCCATCTCCGGAACCCGGATGCAATAGCGAACGTCCCAACTTCCGAAAGCAAACGGGAGCGCGGCGGCCGGTCTGGGGCACAGCGCGAGAGGGAGGGACGATGA
- a CDS encoding protein kinase family protein, giving the protein MNEKRSEQSGPTRTGVRARGGSLAPGSVVGDGRYRLLAQFGIDERAGAHLWRARDGQLRRDVALTLLVGDPADAEAARQARKTLERATHAAKFNHEAVARVLDVLTLGSGITSGEGLLGVVVTEWTKGTDLIDLVADRPVQPLTAARMVQRLAEAVERAHHSGLVLGLDHPQRLRLTTEGSLRLAFPGPLPDATLRDDVKAIGGILYLLLTGRWPLPGGPAAVPAAPHAPNGRLVPPRSLQPSVPQELSSLAVRTVEDGGPGGIRTSAAIVRALEMAAEAEERTQLIKAQMEADGDSTIWTTKKPVKDRARRRKLALGVTVLVVAAVGILAWLGMLAISFFQDDPSSGGPPINVANPTPTASASAPVNPSPNPPPATAGQPQIGGPVGPESVTVYNPDGNGDNTSRARNTVDGDKSTIWRTDQYRQQFPAIKEGVGLLASFDKPINLAKITVTADSPGTSIEIRLADSRNPELADTRVVGQGTLNGPTTDITLQQPQQAQYVIIWITRLSDTDKGYQSQIGELTFLPAQ; this is encoded by the coding sequence GTGAACGAGAAGCGGAGCGAGCAGTCCGGTCCGACCCGGACGGGTGTCCGCGCGCGAGGGGGTTCCCTCGCGCCGGGCAGCGTCGTGGGCGACGGCCGGTACCGGTTGCTCGCCCAGTTCGGCATCGACGAGCGGGCGGGCGCACACCTGTGGCGTGCGCGGGACGGCCAGCTGCGGCGGGACGTCGCGCTGACGCTGCTCGTCGGCGACCCGGCGGACGCGGAAGCCGCACGTCAGGCCCGCAAGACGCTTGAGCGCGCGACACACGCGGCCAAGTTCAACCACGAGGCGGTCGCCCGCGTCCTCGACGTGCTCACCCTCGGCAGCGGCATCACCTCCGGTGAGGGCCTGCTGGGCGTGGTCGTCACCGAGTGGACCAAGGGCACCGATCTCATCGACCTGGTCGCCGACCGGCCGGTCCAGCCGCTCACCGCGGCGCGGATGGTCCAGCGGCTCGCCGAGGCGGTGGAGCGCGCGCACCACTCGGGTCTGGTGCTCGGCCTCGACCACCCGCAACGCCTGCGCCTGACCACCGAGGGCTCGCTGCGCCTGGCGTTCCCCGGGCCGCTGCCGGACGCGACGCTGCGCGACGACGTGAAGGCGATCGGCGGCATCCTGTACCTGCTGCTCACCGGCCGGTGGCCGCTGCCGGGCGGCCCCGCCGCCGTCCCGGCCGCACCGCACGCGCCGAACGGCCGTCTGGTCCCGCCGCGCTCGCTGCAGCCGTCGGTACCGCAGGAGCTGTCGTCCCTGGCGGTCCGCACCGTCGAGGACGGCGGTCCGGGCGGCATCCGCACCAGCGCCGCGATCGTGCGCGCGCTGGAGATGGCCGCCGAGGCCGAGGAGCGGACGCAGCTGATCAAGGCCCAGATGGAGGCCGACGGCGACAGCACGATCTGGACCACGAAGAAGCCGGTCAAGGACCGGGCGCGCCGCCGCAAGCTGGCGCTCGGCGTCACGGTGCTGGTCGTCGCCGCGGTCGGCATCCTCGCCTGGCTCGGCATGCTGGCCATCAGCTTCTTCCAGGACGACCCCAGCTCGGGCGGGCCGCCGATCAACGTGGCCAACCCGACCCCGACGGCATCGGCCTCGGCGCCGGTCAACCCGTCGCCGAACCCGCCGCCCGCCACCGCGGGCCAGCCGCAGATCGGCGGGCCGGTGGGGCCGGAGAGCGTCACGGTCTACAACCCGGACGGCAACGGCGACAACACCAGCCGGGCCCGCAACACCGTCGACGGCGACAAGTCCACGATCTGGCGCACCGATCAGTACCGGCAGCAGTTCCCGGCGATCAAGGAGGGCGTCGGCCTGCTCGCGAGCTTCGACAAGCCGATCAACCTCGCCAAGATCACGGTCACCGCGGACAGCCCGGGCACCTCGATCGAGATCCGGCTCGCCGACTCGCGCAACCCCGAACTGGCCGACACCCGCGTGGTCGGTCAGGGCACGCTGAACGGGCCGACCACGGACATCACCCTTCAGCAGCCCCAGCAGGCGCAATACGTGATCATCTGGATCACTCGATTGAGTGACACGGACAAGGGCTACCAGTCCCAGATAGGCGAATTGACGTTCCTGCCCGCCCAGTAG